Proteins from one Nitrospirae bacterium YQR-1 genomic window:
- the glgP gene encoding alpha-glucan family phosphorylase: protein MSILEKYTTEPKIAYFTMEIGLKDDIPTYSGGLGILAGDTIKSTADLRLPVVAVTLMHRKGYFTQDFDDSGYQISNPVQWDPATYMTLTTEKVTVRIEGRDVYVQAWIYFVESLRGGAVPVLYLDTDMPQNSPQDRELTHCLYGGDTSYRIKQEIILGIGGVRMLRELGFTVKKYHMNEGHASFLTLELLHEFKKDIESVWDESLIWDFEKVKDVCVFTTHTPVEAGHDRFTYELYNKVMGDYFPERVLKALAGDEILNMTLLALNLSNFVNGVAKKHGEVSQSMFPGYRINAITNGVHSYTWTCEHFKNVYDKYLPGWANEPEIFVRVETIPDDEIWNAHMGAKKELIDYVNKNCNAGMDYDTLTIGFARRFATYKRANLLFSDIDKLIKIAAGKVQFIFAGKAHPRDDAGKLLIQSIFNYARDLKDKIKICFAKNYKMDLGLLLTAGVDVWLNNPLRPLEASGTSGMKATHNGVPNFSVLDGWWIEGHIEGYTGWSIGPPSTELEPDEKMNDIDAADLYYKLEHVLIPTYYGPRKNWIFVMKNTIGKNAYYFNTHRMMRRYVTEAYIR, encoded by the coding sequence ATGTCCATATTGGAAAAATACACGACAGAGCCAAAGATAGCCTATTTTACTATGGAGATAGGTCTCAAAGATGACATACCCACCTACAGCGGTGGGTTAGGCATATTAGCAGGCGATACGATTAAATCCACCGCTGATTTGAGGCTGCCTGTGGTTGCCGTTACCCTTATGCACAGAAAGGGTTATTTCACTCAGGATTTTGATGACAGCGGCTATCAGATAAGCAACCCGGTGCAATGGGACCCGGCAACATATATGACTCTTACCACCGAGAAAGTCACTGTGAGAATTGAGGGACGCGATGTCTATGTACAGGCATGGATTTATTTTGTTGAAAGTCTGAGGGGTGGTGCAGTTCCCGTGTTGTACCTGGATACGGATATGCCGCAAAACTCTCCTCAAGACAGAGAGCTGACTCATTGTCTCTACGGCGGGGACACATCATACAGAATCAAGCAGGAGATAATACTGGGTATCGGCGGTGTCAGAATGCTCAGGGAACTCGGCTTTACCGTTAAGAAATACCATATGAATGAGGGGCACGCATCGTTTCTGACACTGGAGCTTTTGCACGAATTCAAAAAAGACATCGAGAGCGTATGGGATGAGTCACTCATCTGGGATTTCGAAAAGGTTAAGGATGTCTGTGTCTTCACCACACATACTCCTGTAGAGGCCGGCCACGACAGGTTTACCTATGAGCTTTATAATAAAGTGATGGGGGATTATTTTCCTGAAAGAGTTCTTAAAGCACTTGCAGGGGATGAGATTTTAAACATGACTTTGCTGGCTTTGAATCTGAGTAATTTCGTAAATGGCGTGGCCAAAAAACACGGGGAAGTCTCACAAAGCATGTTCCCAGGTTACAGGATTAATGCTATCACAAACGGAGTTCACTCCTACACATGGACCTGCGAACACTTTAAAAATGTCTATGACAAATATCTCCCCGGCTGGGCAAATGAACCGGAGATTTTTGTCAGGGTGGAGACAATTCCTGATGACGAAATCTGGAATGCACACATGGGGGCTAAAAAAGAACTGATAGACTATGTTAACAAGAACTGTAATGCCGGTATGGACTATGACACTCTGACAATTGGTTTTGCAAGAAGGTTTGCCACATATAAGAGGGCAAACCTGCTCTTTAGCGACATAGACAAACTTATAAAGATAGCCGCCGGAAAGGTTCAGTTTATATTTGCCGGTAAAGCTCATCCAAGGGATGACGCAGGGAAACTTCTGATTCAAAGCATATTTAACTATGCGCGTGACCTCAAAGATAAAATAAAAATATGCTTTGCAAAAAACTACAAGATGGACCTCGGTCTGTTGTTAACCGCAGGGGTGGATGTGTGGCTTAACAATCCCCTTCGGCCACTTGAGGCCTCCGGCACCAGCGGCATGAAAGCAACACACAACGGAGTGCCAAACTTCAGCGTTTTAGACGGCTGGTGGATTGAGGGACACATAGAGGGATATACGGGCTGGTCCATAGGGCCTCCCTCCACAGAGCTTGAGCCCGATGAGAAAATGAATGACATAGACGCCGCAGACCTCTACTACAAGCTCGAACACGTTCTGATTCCTACCTACTACGGTCCGAGAAAGAACTGGATTTTCGTTATGAAAAACACTATAGGCAAAAACGCCTATTACTTCAACACACACAGAATGATGAGAAGATACGTCACTGAAGCCTATATAAGGTAG
- the bamA gene encoding outer membrane protein assembly factor BamA — protein MNKRVIVITLMLIIASAVGGYCAEPLVVSIDITGLRRIEDGAVRNKLTQKINQPLAREKVSEDIQIIYRMGYFDDVNVDMVFYEGGLKLIYKLKEKPTIIKIVYDGNEKFDDDKLKEKATLNVGTLADYSLIEDNTEKLKAFYNEEGYYLSEIYPVIRYEKEDEVTVTFRIKENQKIKIRKIEIAGNKDISAGKVKKAIDTGTWNIFSFFTGTGYLKKDVLNEDIQKIKDLYLDNGYLDIKVSEPMVQVNEKDQAITIVFELSEGQPYKVTGITLSGYKTYPEDVLKERIKLKPGDMFSKGKLSKDISSVASYYTERGFATANVTPQFMPRKEDHTVSIALNIEEGKVYHIGRIEISGNTKTRDKVIRREITLDEGGLFNSAKLKRSYENINNLDFFESVEFSPKPEPDSDVANIDVKVKEKMTGFINIGGGYSSVDRLIGIVSVTQTNLFGTGNSAKVSAQIGGKSSLYEITYKNPWFLDKPWIFTSSIYKMDRDYSLYSRRAAGITFGLGKRFAEYYTIGATYKFEKATVFDVKNSASRLIKDQDGSATTGSLTPSISRDTRDNHIDPTTGSVNSAYVTGAGLLGTNRFFKAGVNSLWFFPFVGQTTFSTRFRYDYGTGLFGKTLPVYERFYVGGISTIRGVAFGDAGPKDEYGDYIGGTSQILNNNEIIFPLLPEIKLKGVYFVDIGTAMDGSKTLSDMKYTTGLGIRWISPFGPLRVEYGYNLRREEGESTGRVEFGFGSFF, from the coding sequence ATGAATAAAAGAGTAATAGTTATAACGTTGATGCTGATAATAGCATCGGCGGTGGGGGGTTATTGTGCGGAACCTCTCGTTGTATCCATAGACATAACCGGCCTGAGGAGAATCGAGGACGGCGCAGTGCGCAACAAACTGACCCAAAAAATCAATCAACCTCTTGCGAGGGAGAAGGTTTCCGAGGACATCCAGATTATATACAGGATGGGGTATTTTGATGATGTCAATGTTGACATGGTTTTTTACGAGGGTGGCCTTAAGCTTATATATAAGCTTAAAGAAAAACCTACCATAATTAAGATTGTTTATGATGGAAATGAAAAATTTGATGATGATAAGCTTAAAGAAAAGGCAACCTTAAATGTAGGGACGCTTGCCGACTACTCTCTGATTGAGGACAACACTGAAAAGCTGAAGGCATTCTACAACGAGGAGGGATACTACCTTTCAGAGATATATCCAGTAATAAGATATGAAAAGGAAGATGAGGTTACGGTAACCTTCAGAATAAAGGAAAACCAGAAGATAAAAATCCGCAAGATAGAAATTGCAGGAAACAAGGACATTTCCGCTGGTAAGGTTAAAAAAGCCATTGATACAGGGACGTGGAATATCTTTTCCTTTTTTACCGGCACCGGCTATCTGAAAAAAGATGTGCTTAATGAGGATATCCAAAAAATTAAGGACTTGTACCTTGACAATGGTTATCTGGATATAAAAGTAAGCGAGCCCATGGTGCAGGTAAATGAAAAAGATCAGGCTATAACAATTGTTTTTGAGCTTTCGGAGGGGCAGCCGTATAAGGTAACCGGTATAACCCTCTCCGGGTACAAGACATATCCTGAGGATGTGCTGAAGGAGCGTATTAAATTAAAACCAGGCGATATGTTTAGTAAGGGTAAACTCTCAAAGGACATAAGTTCTGTGGCTTCCTACTACACCGAACGCGGATTTGCCACGGCAAATGTAACGCCGCAGTTTATGCCCAGGAAGGAAGACCACACGGTCAGTATAGCGCTCAACATTGAGGAAGGCAAGGTTTACCATATCGGTAGGATTGAAATTTCAGGCAATACCAAAACCCGTGATAAAGTTATAAGGCGTGAGATAACTTTAGATGAGGGCGGCTTGTTTAACAGCGCAAAACTCAAAAGAAGTTATGAGAACATTAATAATCTTGATTTTTTTGAATCAGTGGAGTTTTCACCGAAACCGGAGCCTGACAGCGATGTGGCCAATATAGATGTAAAAGTAAAGGAGAAAATGACGGGCTTCATAAACATTGGCGGTGGTTACAGCTCTGTTGACAGGCTCATAGGTATCGTCTCCGTAACCCAGACAAACCTATTTGGCACAGGTAATTCAGCTAAGGTGAGTGCACAAATCGGAGGAAAGTCCTCTCTTTATGAGATAACTTATAAGAATCCGTGGTTTTTGGATAAACCATGGATTTTCACATCAAGCATATATAAAATGGACAGGGATTATTCACTATACAGCAGAAGGGCTGCCGGTATAACTTTTGGTTTGGGTAAGAGATTTGCTGAATACTATACTATAGGGGCAACCTATAAATTTGAAAAAGCCACCGTATTTGATGTTAAAAATTCAGCGTCGAGATTAATAAAAGATCAGGACGGAAGTGCTACAACAGGCAGTTTGACACCCTCAATAAGCAGAGACACACGAGATAACCATATTGACCCTACCACCGGCTCAGTGAACTCCGCTTATGTAACAGGGGCGGGCTTGCTGGGTACAAACAGATTTTTTAAAGCCGGAGTGAATTCTTTATGGTTTTTTCCTTTCGTGGGGCAGACTACATTTTCGACAAGGTTTCGGTATGATTATGGAACAGGGTTATTCGGTAAAACACTGCCGGTTTATGAGCGCTTTTATGTCGGTGGAATCAGCACAATAAGAGGTGTAGCATTTGGAGATGCAGGGCCAAAGGATGAGTATGGAGATTATATCGGAGGTACAAGCCAGATATTAAATAACAATGAAATAATTTTTCCGTTACTTCCCGAGATTAAACTTAAAGGGGTGTATTTCGTTGACATTGGAACTGCTATGGACGGCTCTAAGACTTTAAGCGACATGAAATACACAACCGGTCTGGGGATCAGGTGGATATCACCCTTTGGTCCTCTACGTGTGGAATATGGCTATAATCTCAGAAGAGAAGAGGGGGAGAGCACGGGCAGAGTGGAATTTGGTTTTGGTAGTTTCTTTTAG
- a CDS encoding OmpH family outer membrane protein, whose translation MKRLLLLVLVSVFVVFTAGKVFASDSKIGFVDIQKVFTESEQGKKAKETLDSYVKSHQVKIDEKEKAIEKAKEELEKKSSVLSEDAKKKKQDDLQSMVREYKRLASEAQDEVRKREQEITKDIFKSVKELVLTIGKEEKYSAILDNSMVIYSDSAADITDKIIKKLNEKKK comes from the coding sequence ATGAAGAGACTTTTGTTGTTGGTTTTAGTGTCAGTTTTTGTGGTTTTTACCGCGGGCAAAGTATTTGCTTCTGACTCTAAGATAGGGTTTGTAGATATTCAGAAGGTATTTACCGAGTCTGAACAAGGTAAAAAAGCAAAAGAGACACTGGATTCGTATGTAAAATCCCATCAGGTGAAAATAGATGAGAAGGAAAAAGCCATCGAAAAAGCCAAAGAGGAACTTGAAAAAAAATCCAGCGTGTTGTCAGAGGACGCAAAGAAGAAGAAACAGGATGATCTTCAGTCTATGGTAAGGGAGTACAAGAGATTAGCGTCAGAGGCTCAGGATGAGGTAAGAAAGCGTGAACAGGAAATAACCAAGGATATCTTTAAATCTGTAAAAGAGCTTGTATTGACAATAGGCAAAGAAGAAAAATATTCGGCAATTCTTGACAATTCTATGGTGATATACTCAGACAGCGCTGCAGATATTACCGATAAAATAATCAAAAAACTCAATGAAAAGAAAAAGTAA
- the lpxD gene encoding UDP-3-O-(3-hydroxymyristoyl)glucosamine N-acyltransferase, whose amino-acid sequence MKLKEIVRVTGGFTAGDAELEIDGAAGIDEAKAGYITYISRSNYIERLRESEASAVLVREEIPGLNKTQVIVKNPAVSFAKLLEFFYITAHEFKGVMDGAFVASDVLLGGRVTIYPTSYISSGAAIGNGTVVYPGVFIGAGSKIGDDCLIYPNVTIRERVTVGSRVIIHPGVVIGSDGFGYEQDGGKHVKVPHVGTVKIGDDVEIGANTTIDRGTTGETVIGAGTKIDNLVQIAHNVKIGANSIIVAQVGIGGSTVIGDYVMLGGQVGVADHAEISSGTMIAAQSGVKGKLSKGMYMGSPCFSHSRYKRAHIIFTKLPEVYEKLQELERKLNSLSGDAA is encoded by the coding sequence ATGAAATTAAAGGAAATAGTGCGTGTAACCGGTGGTTTTACAGCGGGTGATGCAGAGCTTGAAATAGATGGTGCAGCAGGTATAGATGAGGCTAAAGCAGGCTATATAACCTATATTAGCCGGAGTAATTATATAGAACGGCTCAGGGAGTCAGAGGCATCGGCGGTTCTTGTAAGGGAGGAAATACCGGGGCTGAATAAAACCCAGGTGATTGTAAAAAACCCCGCTGTAAGTTTTGCAAAGCTGCTGGAGTTTTTCTATATAACTGCACATGAGTTTAAGGGTGTGATGGATGGAGCTTTTGTGGCATCTGATGTATTACTGGGGGGGCGGGTAACTATCTATCCTACCTCATATATCAGCAGTGGGGCGGCCATAGGAAACGGGACGGTTGTATATCCTGGTGTTTTCATAGGTGCGGGAAGCAAGATAGGTGACGACTGTCTGATTTATCCTAATGTAACAATACGTGAAAGAGTTACAGTAGGCAGCCGTGTGATAATCCATCCCGGGGTGGTAATCGGTTCGGATGGATTTGGGTATGAGCAGGATGGTGGCAAGCACGTGAAAGTGCCGCATGTCGGCACAGTAAAAATAGGGGACGATGTGGAAATAGGGGCTAATACAACAATAGACAGGGGCACAACCGGTGAGACGGTAATAGGGGCCGGCACAAAGATAGATAACCTTGTCCAGATTGCCCATAACGTAAAAATAGGAGCAAACTCAATAATAGTGGCACAGGTGGGGATAGGAGGTAGCACTGTTATTGGAGATTATGTGATGTTGGGCGGGCAGGTGGGAGTGGCCGACCATGCGGAGATTTCATCCGGCACGATGATAGCCGCCCAGTCAGGGGTCAAGGGAAAACTTTCCAAAGGCATGTACATGGGGTCTCCGTGTTTTTCTCATAGCCGGTATAAGAGAGCCCACATTATTTTTACAAAACTTCCTGAAGTTTATGAAAAACTTCAGGAACTTGAGAGAAAGCTTAACAGCCTGTCAGGGGATGCCGCCTGA
- the fabZ gene encoding 3-hydroxyacyl-ACP dehydratase FabZ — MIDISGILKTLPHRYPFLMVDRVDEIVVNESARGIKNVTINEPFFQGHFPDNPVMPGVLIIEALAQLSGILAFQSGVKGNTVYFMSIEKAKFRKPVVPGNTLVLEVKVTQKRGTVWRFIGKATVDGGVVSEAEFTAMVIEKES; from the coding sequence ATGATAGACATATCGGGAATACTTAAGACATTACCTCACAGGTATCCTTTTTTGATGGTTGACAGGGTGGATGAGATAGTGGTTAATGAAAGTGCCCGTGGTATAAAAAATGTTACGATAAACGAACCGTTTTTTCAGGGACATTTTCCGGATAATCCTGTGATGCCCGGAGTGCTTATAATAGAAGCACTGGCGCAGTTATCGGGCATTTTAGCTTTTCAATCCGGAGTAAAGGGAAACACCGTCTATTTTATGAGTATAGAGAAAGCCAAATTCAGAAAACCGGTAGTTCCTGGAAACACGCTGGTTCTGGAGGTAAAAGTAACACAAAAGAGGGGTACAGTGTGGCGGTTTATCGGCAAAGCTACGGTAGATGGCGGGGTTGTATCAGAGGCTGAATTTACTGCAATGGTCATAGAAAAGGAGTCATGA
- the lpxA gene encoding acyl-ACP--UDP-N-acetylglucosamine O-acyltransferase: MKPDIHPSALVGKGARLAEDTVVGANCIIGDDVTVGAGTKLMSNIVLDGIVEIGQNCRIYPYTCIGLPPQDLKYDGRPTKIVIGDNNIIREYTSIHRASIGGDGVTVIGNGNFIMAYVHIAHDCKLGNSIVMANAATLAGHVVVEDFAVFGGIVAVHQFTRIGAYAMVGGFSGIGQDIPPFMMASGPRARLYGPNVIGLKRHGFTDERIQDLKRAYKILFRDKLTLKEALEKVQIELGHNEDIVMLTEFISRNKRGICR; encoded by the coding sequence ATGAAGCCTGATATTCATCCGAGTGCTTTAGTGGGAAAGGGGGCAAGGCTTGCTGAGGATACAGTGGTTGGTGCTAACTGCATAATAGGGGATGATGTAACAGTTGGCGCCGGTACAAAACTGATGTCAAACATTGTTTTAGACGGGATAGTGGAGATAGGACAGAATTGCCGGATTTATCCTTACACATGCATAGGACTTCCTCCTCAGGATTTGAAATATGACGGCAGACCGACAAAAATCGTCATAGGCGATAACAATATAATAAGGGAATACACCTCGATTCACAGAGCTTCAATCGGTGGAGACGGGGTTACTGTAATAGGAAACGGTAACTTTATAATGGCATACGTTCATATAGCCCATGACTGTAAGCTGGGTAATTCAATAGTGATGGCCAATGCAGCAACGCTTGCAGGGCATGTGGTGGTGGAGGACTTTGCTGTATTTGGCGGGATAGTGGCTGTGCACCAGTTTACACGGATAGGGGCATATGCGATGGTAGGGGGTTTTAGTGGAATCGGGCAGGACATTCCCCCTTTTATGATGGCCTCGGGGCCGCGGGCACGGTTATATGGCCCTAATGTTATAGGACTGAAGCGGCATGGTTTTACAGATGAGAGGATTCAGGATTTAAAGAGAGCATATAAGATACTTTTCAGGGATAAACTCACACTAAAAGAGGCGCTGGAGAAAGTACAAATTGAATTAGGCCATAATGAGGATATTGTTATGTTGACAGAGTTTATTTCAAGAAATAAGCGGGGGATTTGCAGGTAA